In a single window of the Enoplosus armatus isolate fEnoArm2 chromosome 15, fEnoArm2.hap1, whole genome shotgun sequence genome:
- the LOC139297796 gene encoding phospholipase A and acyltransferase 4-like — translation MAPTMFDNGAKPGDLIEICRGSYEHWAVYIGGNEIVHLMPPSEDSSPFGNLLMVVDSSTAQVRRQKIWEVVGSSRFHVNNVLDDEYEPRERRIIVREACRMVGRQLPYSVATYNCEHFVTELRYGKPESRQVTTAAVIGGVAAAGVGIVALGAVLFSLLKDDDKKRHHK, via the exons ATGGCTCCAACAATG tttgacaATGGTGCAAAGCCCGGGGACCTGATCGAGATCTGCCGTGGATCATATGAGCACTGGGCTGTCTACATCGGTGGAAATGAAATTGTTCATTTGATGCCTCCAA gtgaagaTTCAAGCCCTTTTGGTAACCTGTTGATGGTAGTggacagcagcacagcacaggtgAGGCGTCAGAAGATCTGGGAGGTGGTTGGCTCCAGTCGTTTCCACGTCAACAACGTCCTGGATGACGAGTACGAGCCTCGCGAGCGCCGAATCATCGTGAGGGAGGCCTGTAGGATGGTGGGTCGGCAGCTGCCGTACTCTGTCGCCACCTACAACTGTGAGCACTTTGTCACAGAGCTGCGATACGGCAAGCCAGAGTCTCGACAG GTTACAACCGCAGCTGTGATTGGAGGCGTAGCTGCAGCAGGTGTAGGCATTGTAGCTTTGGGTGCCGTTCTGTTCTCCTTGCTCAAAGATGACGACAAAAAGAGACATCATAAGTGA